In Paracoccus aminophilus JCM 7686, a single window of DNA contains:
- a CDS encoding DUF2834 domain-containing protein: MTIRSFYLAAAILGTLVPWFFFGSFFALNGAAPALFVQSLFANGPAAGFSADVLISIAVFWVWSWRDAQQHRVARWWLVLPTSFCVGLSLSLPLYLYLREGERPL, from the coding sequence TTGACAATCCGATCTTTCTATCTCGCGGCGGCAATCCTCGGAACGCTGGTGCCCTGGTTCTTCTTCGGGTCCTTCTTCGCGCTGAACGGAGCTGCCCCTGCGCTCTTTGTGCAATCCCTCTTCGCGAATGGCCCGGCCGCCGGGTTCTCGGCGGATGTGCTGATTTCAATCGCGGTTTTCTGGGTCTGGTCGTGGCGCGATGCCCAACAGCACAGGGTCGCGCGCTGGTGGCTGGTTCTGCCGACGAGCTTCTGCGTCGGACTGTCCCTGTCGCTCCCGCTCTATCTCTATCTGCGCGAAGGTGAGCGCCCGCTTTGA